The DNA region ATGAGGCAGATATATTTTGTGTGGGTATAAATAAttgtataaaggtaaattattttcaaatagagaaagtggtcattttttttggcacggactaaaaaagaaataggttcacataaattgaaacggatggagtactAGCTAGTGattcgaggtagagctgcattctTCTCGCAGGCCTTAGAGTCACTTCCTATTTATTCTattgtttccattttttttcGTACAAtgatatatttctttcaaaccatGTATTTAGCTGGATCTAAACGCTCATGTACTAGTGACACCAAATCATGGGATGGTTTATGTTATGTCTTTGATAAGTTATTGGATATctattgttttcctttttatattatCTGTATGTTGTCTTGCCTTCCATTTGGTGTTAGGCGCAATCAGAGCCTCAAATGGTGCAAGAGGAGGAGATCCCTATTCCAGTGGAGCCAATTAGACCAGcttaggtcctagaggggttcattgccacccaaTACTTCAGGACGCCCTAGTATGCTTGGTGGGTCTTATGGAGAGCGTGGCCTAGGCCGGTATACTTGCTgtagcaccagtcgtctctcagACTGGGGGAGGATCCCAAACTCCCGTTACTCACACTCTAGAGATGGCTCACAGATATCAAACTGTGACAGTTAGAGCAGTTCGGCCTGTTATTGCTACACAGTCCGGGGAGGGTCCCATGATGTCATCAGAGGGACTgaagaggttggacaggttcaccaagttgTTTCCTATTCAATTTGGTGGTACAACTTCTGAGGACCCCCAAGATTTCTTGGACCATTGTCATGAGGTATTGAGCAACGTGGGTATTGTGGAGTCTATTGGAGTCGACTTTGCAGTATTTCAGATGCACGGCTCCGCCAAATGGTGCTGGCAAGAGTATGTTCAgggcagaccagcaggttcaactccactcacttgggatcagttctcacaaCTATTCTTGGAGAAGTTACCCCCTTCACTTTGAGAGAGGACTTCTGCAGCCAGTTTGAGAGCctccagcagggtagtatgactgttatcCGGTATGAGATCAGATTCATGGATTTATCTTTTCATGCAGTTGTCTTGATCCCTATAGAGAGGAAGGGGGTAAGGAGATTTATTCATGCCCTTACTTGCATTATATTGCAAATGGTCAAAAAGAGTGAGGATGATATTCCCTTCACCGGAGTTGTGGAGATTGCTATGCGGATCGAGACTATTCGTGGTCAGGGTAAAAAGGCGGCATCTGAGAAGAGGCCTCATTATTTTGGTGGTTTTTGTGGTTCCTCGTCTGGAGGCAAGTTTTtatttggtagaggtcatcctagtAGGCCGATTCAGGAAGCGCTTCAGGTATCACATGGTGCTTCAGGCAGTCGCGGTTCTTATGGGTCTCATTCTGAGCAGCTAGCATACAACTCACCTTCAGCTTCGAGTAGTGCACCTCCATTTCAAaattatcagggtggttattcaagttgatagggtcagtttcagggtcaacagTCACACCACTCGAGGGCTTGTTAAACTTGTGAGGTTTTCCCCCAGGTCACAGAGCAACATGCCACAACAGGGTACTCGTGCCATGATTTtggcaccagttgctccaccatcCACTCAGCCAGCTAAGGGCAGGAGTCAGACAGTCAGAGGTGGTGGTACGGCCattaaaggtggaggccagccaaagAGAGGTATCAACTTTTGCATTGACTTGGTTCcgggcactcggcccatttctattccaccataccgtatggtcCCAGATGaattgaaataattgaaggaacaattgcaggatttgcttgacaagggattcattagacctagtttCTTTCCTTGGGGTACACCGATGttttttatgaagaagaaagatagatcgatgagaatgtgcatagattatcgacagttgaacaaggtcactatcaagaacaagtatatgTTGCCGAGTATTGGTGACTTATTTGACCATCTTtatggtgccaaggtattttctaagattgatttgagatctgtcTATCATCGGGTGAAAattagggcatcggatgtccctacgacagcttttcggactcgctATGGACACTacaagttcttggtgatgtcatttggcttgactaatgccccaacaacctttatgaaTTTTATGAAtcaggtgttcaagccctatctagaTTCCttgtgatcgtcttcattgatgatattttggtttactcccgtagttgagaggagcatgagctGCATCTTCAGATCGTACTTCAGACTCTAAGGGatcgtcagttatatgccaaattttgaAAGTGTGAGTTCTGAGATGACTCAATTGACTTTTTGGGGGCCATGTTGTATATTCCAAGGGTAgcaaggtggatcctaagaagattgaggcagttcagaattggcaccTGCTTCAACTATAGAGATTCATAGCCTTTTgggttggcgggttattatcgccggttcatggaagggttttcatctatctcagccctattgaccaagttgacccaaaagggtgctcttttcaggtggtccgatgagtgtgatgtaagttttcagaagctcaaggctaCATTGATTACAacctagtgttagtgttgcctacatGTTCGagatcttacaccgtgtattgtgatacatctTATATTGGACTTGGCGCGATATTGATGTAGAACAGTAGGGTGATTCTCTACACGTCTCGTCAGTTGAAGTTTCataagaagaattaccctgtgcatgatttggaattggtagccattgttcacgcactaaATAATTGAAGGCACTATCTATACGACATTCCATGTGATGTCTATACCGACCACCATTGTCTctaacatttgttcaagcagaaggaccttaatttgcggcaccatagatggttagagttgttgaaagactatgatatcaccatattataccATCTAGGAAagaccaatgtagtggctgatgcattgagtaTGAAGGAAGagagcatgggtagtttggcatatttaccgatagtggagaggccactagccatgaaTGTACAGGCTTTGGataatcggtttgtgagattggatgttttaGAGCCTAGCCGGATTCATGCTTGTGTTGAGGCACAGTcatcattattggagcgtatcatGGCTCGCTATTTGATGATCCTTACTTGTTAGTGTTGAAAGACACGATGCAAtatggtggtgccaaggaggttgtgattggagAGATGGTGTTATGCAGCCTCAAGGCCGGATTTGTATTCCAAATATGGATGGGTTGAGCGAGTTGATCATCGAGGAGGCTCACATTTCATGTtcttccattcacccaggtgtcgCAAAGATGCACCGTAACTTGAAACAATACTATTAgtggtggagaatgaagaaagatattattaATTATGTCTCTTGGTGTTTGAATTTTCAACATGTAAAGTATGAGAATCATAAACTGGGTGGGTtgactcagagattggagatGTTAGATCCACGttttaatgatgaaaaataacaTATCTCGACTTGCAAGTACCCTCCAGAAGCAAAGCAAAGGAAGAGAAAGATCTCCAAAGATATGACAGCCCATGCGTAGGAGGATAAGAAAGGAAGGACCAAATTCAGAGGAGATCAAGATTTCTAAGAATCCGCTTGACATATCTATCAAAGCACTGAAGATGCGCTCATTGACTGAAGGCTATTGATTTCTGAAATCAAAGGATAAATTAAGGGCTATTCTTTGAAATAAGGATTCACTCATTAATTGAAGGATTTGTCAAGTCTTCCAGTCAAGACACAAATCACGGAAGATTCACACTTATTCTTAGAAAGGATCATCTTACAATTCATTCCAAGGATCAATTCCTTTGGGTTTGCAATTCCTCAAGATctgtcacaatcaagaatcaaaGAAGATCCCTCGAGGTGTATATATAGTGAGACGACCAAGAGAAGAGCCATACTTTGATCAAACTAACTTCATGCTCTTTGTTCTACTCTAAGCAAGCATTGTAATCTGAGTGTGATTTATTGTGTAACTagtagagaaaagaaagagagaaaaatattggtgaggcattgtatctaAAACACAATGAGTGTACTTAGAACTAAAAGGCAATTGGTGTTCATGATAACATCAACTCACTTGTATGGTATTTTTCAAGGAGCTTTGAAGAGAGAACCCTCTTGCAACCCAAGGGTATTGGAGTAGGATTCACATAGAATTCAAACTAGTATAAAAATACTTGGTATCATTTAATATCTACATTTTACATCCTGTctttatcatttgcctcgcatttaTTTGTAGTCGACTAATTggtaaactagtcaactacttagtcatgaaaagaaaataaattacaaTTCACGCCCCTGCACTTTCAATTAGTATCAGAGTAGGTCTCACATTTTCATTTTGCTTAATAGCTAGTGAAAAAAGATCATGTAAAATCATGTAATCATTGGAGCTCTATTTCAAGAGGGGACCTCACATGCAATGCCTCCATACTTCAATGGATAACACTTCTCAAATTGGAAGGTTCCCATGAAAATTTATGCAAAATCCTATGATGTCAATATTTGGCATGTAATCAAAAAGGGAGATTATCCAATTCCAACATCAAAGTCTGACAAGAAAACAGATGGACAAACATCCACTGACCCATCGACATAGATGAATACTCTGATGAGCAAATGGCAGTAATACAAGTTAATGCCAAAGCATCAAATATTCTATACAACACGATAAATGGAGAATAATATGAGAATATCTCAAGATGTGATACAAATAAAAAATGTGGGATAAGCTGGAAGTTACTTATGAAGGGACAAGCAAAGTCAAGGAAAGAAGGATAAAACTGCCGATCCATGACTATGAACTTTTTCAGATGAAAGAAGGTAAATCCATTAAAGAAATGTTTGCTCGATTTAGTAAAATCATTGGAGATATAAAAGCTTTTGGAAGATCATATCCAAGTGCTGAGCAAGTTCGAAAATTCCTAAGAAGTCTACCAACCACTTGGAAAATAAAAGTAGTTGCACTTGTCTCAAGATCTAGACAAATTATCATATGATGAATTACGAGGAGATCTCATTGCCTTTGAGAAAATaataagtgtggattttaaccacttattaatacctcttgctttagttttagtccgaaagtagtGATTTTAGTTTACAAATCTAATGAAATTGTGTGAATCGCAAGCATGTTGGAAGTTTAGAGCTCAAtgaagaaatctaactcaaaaaggagtatcCCAGCTCAAAAAAGCACAAAGGAAAACTACATGTAGAAGTGCAGTCCGTAGAAGTAATTATGCGATGACAGATGATCATGCGGACCATAGATATGGAAGTGCAGCCATAGATGAAGCCTTGAAGCATATGAGGAGTTTTGTATATGGCGGTCTGCACATCAAATTGTGTGGCCACACACTGACAAAGTTTGACAAGTTCAGAGAAGGTGCAAAATACCAAGTGTAAAGCCTCTTGAAAATGCGATCCGCAACCAAATTGTGCGGTCGTAGAAGCCGAAGTGCAGTTGCAGAGATAAATATGTGACTGCAGAGTTCCTCCTATTacaagagaagaagaaaattttgGTCCGCAAatggaattgtgcgaccgcagaacctcctgAAGGACATTTTTGTCAACGAAGTTTTAGACACTATAAATAGACAGGAAATACTTTTTTAGGGCAACTTTTGTATTCCTAGCAGCTATAGCAGTTGTATTTTACCATTTTTGAAAGGTTGTGATAAAAAATGGAGAAGACCCAttacttttatcttttaattgtagtttatgtctttaattacttctattttgttttctatgtcttctagcatgagtagctagattttatctAGGGTCGTGACCCAATCCTAGTATGTAAATCTTATGAGTTGTAAATACTAATGCTCGTTTATGACTGGGTGTTAGTTATTTAGCTATTTTGTGCATTAtatctagaattaatggttgcaaatattgattcatgcctatttgacttagttcttacttgagaaagaggaaccTAGTGTAGGAAAACTTATCTAACTAGAAATTGAGCTAGTTAAGGTTTTGGCTAGtttgattaaagggtttgaactagagatagggagAACCCAACTTGGATTTATATCAATTGGTTAGATTGCTatccatttggtcttgagaaagccaaattgggcataacaactctatgaccgagaggtattgagtgagtatTTGAGAATTGAGAGTCATAATACACCGCGATCTACAAAACAAGCGTTAACTTATCATACTCGTTAGGTTTACACCTAGGTGGAGGTGACATCCCTAGGCTTTTCCTCAATTgataaaaacaccaaaaataatttattccaTGGTCGCTTTTATTTAGTCTAAGTTCTTAGTGTTAACATCGGATTTTGCCCAGACATAGTCCCCCCTCGCATTAGGCGGGaaactttcaaattaccaatgtgatgctcactttgcttgagaAACGAGGTTATTTTACCGGGGCGTCGAGTCAAAATTCTTCTAAACATTTGAAGGGCTTTATGGATACGTGTTGGGGGAGCAAAGAAACAAATATTTCGGAAGATGCTTCGAGGCTAAGGATTTTCCCTTTCTCACTAAGGGGTAAGGCTTTGTATTGGTTGGAATGCTTACCTAATCATTCCatccatacttgggatgaattggcggcaAAGTTTATTGCTAAGTTTTTCTTTCCCGGGCACATGGATTCTCTTCGGGATGAActattggctttcaagcaagagcccaatgtaCCTTTGCATGAAATTTGGGAGAGGTATCGGACAATGGTGAAGGAGttcccgaacaatgatatgaatgacaacatgatccaacaaactttctaccgtGGTATTAATACTATGAACTAAAGTATGGTCAATCATATGCCCGAGACAACTTCTGACAATACCTTATGCGGAGGCATGTgaaattcttgatgagatggtgGAAATTTCTTCGGCTTGGTAATCCCAAGATAATGTGTCCCAAGGTGATCCAAACATTATTCATCTACTTAAATAGttgcaagaccatgggcaagccattgccggATTGACAACAACTATGACCCAACTTGCTAAGGCTCAATTTAATCAAGTACAAGCTCCTAAGCAAGTTCATGCTATGGAAGGGGTAAATATGTTGTTCAACAAGAAGAGGACCAAGGGTCCACTAGATAAATCCCGAGTGGAAATTTATGCACAAGATGATGGTAGTTTTGATCAAGATTATTCTTATcatgagaaagaagaaaaggtacaATTTATGAACAATTACCAAGGGCAAAAGAGAAATTTCCAAGGCtccaatcaacaacaatggcattctcaaaataaccaaggcaattggggtcctaacaatcaaggaaattggcacaacaacaacaacaaccaaggaaatttgGGAGGCAACAATGAAGGAAGTTGGGGAAGCAACAATAATCATGGAAATCGGGGATTAGGTTTTGAAAGGATCCCAATGTTGGtacaacccacctccttatccgtcccatggttcaagttctttaaataatgaaatgggccgaattgagaacatgtttaagaaaatgatggagaagaatgcggATTTGGAAGCCCAACTTGCTTCACATACCACCTCAATATGTAATCTTGTagttcaaatggggaaaatctctcaagctcttaaTACTCATCCTAAGcgtgcactaccaagtgatacggtagtaaatcCAAAGGGTGGTAACAACACGGGGCATGCTATGGCAGCTATCACAAGTAGTGGAAGAGGCGGGAATTCACCCACCTCAAATCAAAGGCGACTTGTGGATGATGACCAAGTGATCCAAGAGGAGGAAATCCCAAATAATGATGTTCAATAAAGTGATGAGGTTCAGATTGACATTGATGATaatgtggaggagactcaagaagagGTAACCCGTATAGGGAgtacattattgacataccagaACTGGTAGTGCAAAAAGCTAAGGCACccttgcctaagcctccacctccttatcctcaaagacttgccaagcaaaatggtgagaatcaattcaacaAGTTTATTCAAATGATGAAAAGTCTCtttattaatgtgccattggtagaAGCTTTGGAAAACATTCCCCATTATGCCAAGTTTAAGAAAGATCTTGCGACCAAGAAGAggtagatgaattttgaaactatcaaagttactcatcaagtgagtgcaatggTTTATTACATgtctcctaagttggaggatcctgATGCTTTCACGATTTCTTGTACTATTAGGAGTTCcaattttgctaaagctctttatgatcttggggcgagtatcaatTTGATACCCTACTCGGTGTTTAAGACTTCGGGAATTGGAAAACCAAGACCCATatctatgaggttgcaaatggtcGATCATACCATGAAGAGGCCGTTGGGAGTGATTGAGGATGTTTTGGTCAGAGTTGATAAGTTAATTCTTCCCGCGAACcttgttattctagattgtgaggttgattatgaaatgcctattattcttggaagacctttcttTGCTAGGGtcaaggctctttgtgatgtggaAGCCAGAGAACTCACTTTCCGAGTTGGTGATGAAAGAGTGGCATTCCATGTGTACAAGTCTATGTGGCAACCTAATATCAAtaaggtgtgttcttttgtggatttggtgaccgatgttattgttgatgatacaagtgtaCAATCAATATTGGTGATGTGTTGGAAGCcgttgctcaactttgatgataaTGAGATGGATGGTTTTATGGAATGTGTGAACTGTTTGCAAGGAATCGGGTCGTGTTactatgcaccccgaaaattatctttggatcttgaaaataggaaaactcctcctacaaagccttctattgaagatCCACCTACTTTGGAGTTGAAACCATTGCCACCACATTATCGATATGAATTttttggcccttgttctactttactagttattctttcctcttgtttgactaacgtgcaggttgattcCACATTGGTGGTATTGTAAAAGAGGAAAGAAAGGTATTGGTGGACTTTGGCGAATATGCGGGGTAATAAGCCCCACATTTTGCAcgcataagatcaagttggatGATGGTGCTAAACCGTcaattgaacatcaaagaagactcaacAAAGCTATGCAAAaagtggtcaaaaaggagattatcaagtggctaaatgtcggggttgtctaccccatttccgatCATGCACCTCTttggttcaatgtgtcccaaataaGGGGTCATGGTGGTTGTTACTAATGAGAAGAATGAGTTTATTCCCACAAGAACGGTCAGCggttggagagtttgtatggattatcgtaagctcaacaaagttacaaGGAAGGTTCACTTTCCTCTTTCTTTTATggatcaaatgctcgatagattggccgaccgtgctttctattgttttgtTGATGGGTACTCgagctacaaccaaattctttttactccagaagatcaagagaaaataaccttcacatgtccttatgaCACTTTTGCTTTCAAACAGATGCCTTTTGatttgtgtaatgcaccagcgacttttcaacggtgtatgatggctattttcacggatATAGTGGAAGAATAcgttgaggtcttcatggatgacttctcagtggttggggattcttttgatgattgtcttgcaaatttggacaaagtgttggctagatgcgaggaaacaaatttggtgctcaactaggagaaatgtcatttcatggtcgaggaaggcattgtccttggccataagatctcaaagaatggtaTTAAAGTTGACAAGAAAAATATTGAGGTTATTTATAAGCTTCCACCCCCACCTCGGTaaagggtgtgcggagtttcttaggccatgtggGTTTCTACCGGCACTTCGTTAAGAATTTCTCCAAAGTGGTGAAACCATTATGTAAGATCCTTGAGAAGGATGCCATGTttcatttcaatgatgattgtatgagAGCTGTTGAACAATTGAAGCTCAAATTCACAACCATCTCTATCATTACCTCTCTAAATTAGAGTTTGTtgtttgagctcatgtgtgatgcaagtgatgtagcaGTTGGGGCTATTTTGGGGCAACGTGTCAACAAAGGTTTTCATCCAgtttactatgctagtaagaccataaatagtgcccaagtcaattatactattttggagaaagatctccttgctattgtgtttgcaattgagaagtttcgcccgtacttaATGGGTGTCAAAGTTATTGTCCATAcagatcatgcggcacttcgctatcttatgagaAAAAAGGAATCTAAAgttcggttgatgagatgggtacttttgttgcaagaatttgatattgatatTCAAGACAAGAAGGGTAGTGAAAACTAAGTGGAGGTCCACTTGTcttgtttggaggaggaggggaggccacatgatagccttgaaatcaatgaatcTTTCCACGATGAGCAACCTTTGGCAATATCAATGAAATAGGTACCGTGGTTTGCGAACTTGA from Nicotiana tabacum cultivar K326 chromosome 24, ASM71507v2, whole genome shotgun sequence includes:
- the LOC142178194 gene encoding uncharacterized protein LOC142178194, yielding MVYYMSPKLEDPDAFTISCTIRSSNFAKALYDLGASINLIPYSVFKTSGIGKPRPISMRLQMVDHTMKRPLGVIEDVLVRVDKVKALCDVEARELTFRVGDERVAFHVYKSMWQPNINKVDSTLVVL